In Pseudomonas poae, a single genomic region encodes these proteins:
- a CDS encoding TetR/AcrR family transcriptional regulator: MAQSETVERILDAAEQLFAEKGFAETSLRLITSKAGVNLAAVNYHFGSKKALIQAVFSRFLGPFCASLDRELERRQAKADSKPTLEDLLEMLVEQALVVQPRSGNDLSIFMRLLGLAFSQSQGHLRRYLEDMYGKVFRRYMLLVNEAAPRIPPIELFWRVHFMLGAAAFSMSGIKALRAIAETDFGVNTSIEQVMRLMVPFLAAGMRAETGVSDPAMAAAQLRPRSKTAPAVAKV; this comes from the coding sequence ATGGCCCAGTCGGAAACCGTTGAACGCATTCTCGATGCTGCCGAGCAATTGTTCGCGGAAAAAGGATTTGCTGAAACTTCATTGCGGCTGATTACCAGCAAGGCCGGGGTGAACCTGGCGGCAGTGAACTATCATTTCGGCTCGAAAAAGGCCCTGATCCAGGCGGTGTTCTCACGCTTCCTGGGGCCGTTCTGCGCCAGCCTCGACCGTGAACTGGAACGTCGCCAGGCCAAGGCCGACAGCAAGCCAACCCTGGAAGACCTGCTGGAAATGCTGGTGGAACAGGCGCTGGTGGTGCAGCCGCGCAGTGGCAACGACCTGTCGATCTTCATGCGCCTGCTGGGCCTGGCGTTCAGCCAGAGCCAGGGTCACCTGCGGCGCTACCTGGAAGACATGTACGGCAAGGTGTTCCGCCGCTATATGCTGCTGGTCAACGAAGCCGCCCCGCGTATTCCGCCTATCGAACTGTTCTGGCGCGTGCACTTCATGCTCGGCGCTGCGGCGTTCAGCATGTCCGGGATCAAGGCCTTGCGCGCCATCGCAGAAACCGATTTTGGCGTGAACACTTCTATCGAGCAGGTAATGCGCCTGATGGTGCCGTTTCTCGCCGCCGGCATGCGTGCCGAAACCGGCGTGAGCGACCCTGCCATGGCCGCCGCCCAGCTGCGTCCCCGCAGCAAAACAGCTCCGGCTGTCGCCAAGGTCTGA
- the lexA gene encoding transcriptional repressor LexA: MLKLTPRQAEILAFIKRCLDDNGYPPTRAEIALELGFKSPNAAEEHLKALARKGAIEMTPGASRGIRIPGFEAKADESTLPIIGRVAAGAPILAQQHVEESCNINPTFFHPRADYLLRVHGMSMKDVGIFDGDLLAVHTTREARNGQIVVARIGDEVTVKRFKREGSKVWLLAENPEFAPIEVNLKDQDLVIEGLSVGVIRR, from the coding sequence ATGCTAAAACTGACGCCACGCCAAGCTGAGATTCTGGCTTTTATCAAGCGCTGCCTCGATGACAACGGCTACCCGCCGACCCGAGCGGAAATTGCGCTGGAATTGGGGTTCAAGTCCCCCAACGCCGCCGAAGAACACCTCAAGGCCCTCGCGCGCAAAGGCGCAATCGAGATGACCCCGGGTGCTTCACGCGGTATTCGCATCCCTGGCTTCGAAGCCAAGGCCGACGAATCGACACTGCCCATCATCGGTCGCGTCGCCGCCGGTGCGCCGATCCTCGCGCAGCAGCACGTCGAGGAGTCCTGCAACATCAACCCGACCTTCTTCCATCCTCGAGCCGACTACCTGTTGCGGGTCCACGGCATGAGCATGAAGGACGTGGGCATCTTCGATGGCGACCTGCTGGCCGTCCACACCACCCGCGAAGCCCGTAATGGCCAGATCGTAGTCGCCCGTATCGGCGATGAAGTCACCGTCAAACGCTTCAAGCGCGAAGGCAGCAAGGTCTGGCTACTGGCCGAGAACCCGGAGTTCGCCCCGATTGAAGTGAACCTGAAAGATCAGGACCTGGTGATCGAAGGCTTGAGCGTCGGCGTCATTCGCCGCTAA
- the fadA gene encoding acetyl-CoA C-acyltransferase FadA, giving the protein MSLNPRDVVIVDFGRTPMGRSKGGMHRNTRAEDMSAHLISKLLERNVKVDPNEVEDVIWGCVNQTLEQGWNIARMASLMTQIPHTAAGQTVSRLCGSSMSALHTAAQAIMTGNGDVFVVGGVEHMGHVSMMHGVDPNPHMSLYAAKASGMMGLTAEMLGKMHGITREAQDAFGLRSHQLAHKATLEGKFKDEIIPMNGYDENGFLKLFDYDETIRPDTTLESLAALKPAFNPKGGTVTAGTSSQITDGASCMIVMSAQRAQDLGIQPLAVIRSMAVAGVDPAIMGYGPVPATQKALKRAGLTISDIDFFELNEAFAAQALPVLKDLKVLDKMNEKVNLHGGAIALGHPFGCSGARISGTLLNVMKQNGGNLGVATMCIGLGQGISTVFERV; this is encoded by the coding sequence ATGAGCTTGAATCCAAGAGACGTCGTGATTGTCGACTTCGGTCGTACTCCGATGGGCCGCTCCAAGGGCGGCATGCACCGCAACACCCGTGCCGAAGACATGTCGGCGCACCTGATCAGCAAGCTGCTGGAGCGTAACGTCAAGGTCGATCCGAACGAAGTCGAAGACGTGATCTGGGGCTGCGTCAACCAGACCCTGGAACAGGGCTGGAACATCGCGCGCATGGCTTCCTTGATGACCCAGATCCCACATACCGCTGCCGGCCAGACCGTCAGCCGGCTGTGTGGTTCGTCGATGAGCGCGCTGCACACTGCCGCCCAGGCGATCATGACCGGCAACGGTGATGTGTTCGTGGTCGGTGGCGTGGAGCACATGGGCCACGTCAGCATGATGCACGGCGTCGACCCTAACCCGCACATGTCGCTGTATGCGGCGAAAGCCTCGGGCATGATGGGCCTGACTGCGGAAATGCTCGGCAAGATGCACGGCATTACCCGCGAAGCCCAGGACGCGTTCGGCCTGCGCTCCCACCAGCTCGCCCACAAGGCGACCCTGGAAGGCAAGTTCAAGGATGAGATCATCCCGATGAACGGCTACGACGAGAACGGTTTCCTGAAACTGTTCGACTACGACGAAACCATTCGTCCGGACACCACCCTGGAAAGCCTGGCGGCCCTGAAGCCGGCGTTCAATCCAAAGGGTGGCACCGTGACAGCGGGCACTTCGTCGCAAATCACCGACGGTGCCTCGTGCATGATCGTGATGTCGGCGCAGCGTGCACAAGACCTGGGTATCCAGCCGCTGGCAGTGATCCGTTCGATGGCAGTGGCGGGTGTGGACCCGGCGATCATGGGCTATGGTCCAGTACCGGCCACACAAAAAGCCTTGAAGCGCGCAGGCCTGACCATCTCCGATATCGACTTCTTCGAGCTCAACGAAGCTTTCGCCGCACAGGCCCTGCCAGTGCTGAAAGATCTGAAAGTGCTCGACAAGATGAACGAGAAGGTTAACCTGCACGGCGGTGCGATTGCCCTGGGCCACCCATTCGGTTGCTCCGGTGCACGTATCTCCGGTACTTTGCTTAATGTGATGAAGCAAAATGGCGGCAACCTCGGGGTTGCAACCATGTGCATTGGCCTCGGCCAAGGCATTTCCACCGTCTTCGAACGCGTCTAA
- a CDS encoding PasA protein, with protein MANELYTRTNQKIYFAGLSLEALGRAEEGKEMNAIALVQAGREAALFHLYGALLGLCHEIAGFYRLPQAGSPRAEMIMNREVLETMAIPELAELVEMAQSPDSWVARLLKAHADMFQPPRVPHVPKGDVTQPLIVAVALEEDEPKPLSREELEGWRQELKKMALRFREGLNEC; from the coding sequence ATGGCCAACGAACTCTATACCCGTACCAATCAGAAAATTTACTTCGCGGGTTTGTCCCTGGAAGCCCTTGGCCGTGCCGAGGAAGGGAAGGAGATGAACGCCATCGCGCTGGTCCAGGCGGGGCGTGAAGCGGCGTTGTTCCACCTGTACGGCGCTTTGTTGGGCCTGTGCCATGAAATCGCCGGGTTCTATCGCTTGCCCCAGGCGGGCTCGCCCCGTGCAGAAATGATCATGAACCGGGAAGTGCTGGAGACCATGGCCATTCCCGAGCTGGCGGAGTTGGTAGAAATGGCCCAAAGCCCGGACAGTTGGGTTGCGCGTTTGCTCAAGGCTCATGCCGACATGTTCCAGCCGCCACGCGTGCCTCATGTGCCCAAGGGCGACGTGACCCAGCCATTGATCGTAGCGGTGGCGTTGGAAGAGGATGAGCCTAAGCCGTTGAGCCGTGAGGAGCTCGAAGGCTGGCGCCAAGAGCTGAAAAAGATGGCGTTGCGCTTTCGCGAAGGGTTGAACGAGTGCTGA
- a CDS encoding DUF1653 domain-containing protein, which translates to MKVEPGLYQHYKGPQYRVFSVARHSETEEEVVFYQALYGDYGFWVRPLSMFLETVEVDGEQVPRFALVQVEPSLFSGQ; encoded by the coding sequence ATGAAAGTCGAACCAGGGCTCTACCAGCATTATAAAGGTCCGCAGTACCGTGTTTTCAGTGTGGCGCGGCACTCCGAGACCGAAGAAGAAGTGGTGTTCTATCAAGCACTGTATGGCGATTACGGCTTTTGGGTACGCCCATTGAGCATGTTCCTGGAGACCGTCGAAGTTGACGGCGAGCAAGTCCCGCGCTTTGCTTTGGTCCAGGTCGAACCCAGTCTTTTTTCAGGGCAATAA